A genomic stretch from Telmatocola sphagniphila includes:
- a CDS encoding PDDEXK family nuclease — protein MLALNVEPQPGSIQDADNRFYFVWRMGKVPDVVLEIVSDRRGREASGKFESYARIGVPINVIFAPQEFLKIGLLNAYRLEEGEYLPIDPVHLGDTGLGLLLWNGEFENCRETSIL, from the coding sequence ATGCTGGCTCTCAATGTCGAACCGCAGCCAGGATCGATTCAGGATGCGGATAATCGCTTTTATTTTGTCTGGCGCATGGGCAAAGTTCCCGATGTTGTCCTCGAAATTGTGTCCGATCGACGAGGTAGGGAAGCCTCGGGAAAATTTGAATCCTATGCACGGATCGGTGTGCCTATCAACGTGATCTTCGCCCCACAAGAATTCTTGAAAATCGGCCTTTTGAACGCTTATCGACTTGAAGAGGGAGAATATCTCCCGATCGATCCGGTGCATCTGGGAGATACAGGACTAGGACTGCTGTTGTGGAATGGGGAGTTTGAAAACTGCCGAGAAACCTCGATACTCTGA
- a CDS encoding rhodanese-like domain-containing protein, which translates to MVSEETGSELDLIKYSQRGFLDTICFAAARSRLSADISPKEFQTVYADAKQKQGLANKSFEKGELSITVTKAGDIQKIDFAPTAASRNKYAASYTFNTPVSEQSTKSSGIYKMQLIGRDNAIFKNNYSIEVSQYLYDKASIEAVIDSALKCIPIKERIVAKTPIEYEWNGVDAVKSIDLVGINAAEKSRFSNVISNKTFIVSSIAILLVGLIYFKPWKRFSKHKNYLLCVGITLCYGNFCFADDSQIGPYCGLHCVYASAQALNEKIDFETLLSEKFVSSHEGSSTEDLIRAISETTNLKSFDYGQMSIAQLRATQSPVILHTRSPGMANYDHWVTFLGFTESGKVTIYDPPRATMDISTSELLSIWDGSGLIVSRKSFDGSVFNPPMEWIAIVVITMFVFSLLKKILANRFLVIPIATVSIALGWHIFSPVGFWNGKSGIAYITASYFHTTPEEIDFEHFDSIRSNMNVALIDARPSDIYRRKTIPGALNLPINTGYLGMKEILHQISPDKTVIVFCQSENCLWADEIAGLFVPQGYKHVLIYRGGMNDWNHRTSTSGK; encoded by the coding sequence TTGGTTTCTGAAGAGACCGGAAGCGAATTGGATCTCATCAAATATTCACAAAGAGGATTTCTAGACACAATCTGTTTTGCCGCGGCAAGATCTAGATTGTCCGCAGACATTTCACCTAAAGAATTTCAGACGGTGTATGCAGACGCAAAACAGAAACAAGGGTTGGCAAATAAATCATTTGAGAAAGGTGAGTTGTCTATTACAGTCACAAAAGCGGGAGATATTCAAAAAATTGATTTTGCTCCCACTGCAGCAAGTCGCAATAAATACGCCGCAAGCTACACTTTCAACACCCCAGTGTCCGAACAATCGACTAAATCTTCAGGCATATACAAAATGCAATTGATTGGTCGCGATAATGCGATATTCAAAAATAATTATTCAATAGAAGTCAGTCAATACTTATACGACAAAGCATCTATTGAAGCTGTTATTGATAGCGCTTTAAAATGCATACCTATAAAAGAACGAATCGTCGCAAAAACACCCATTGAATACGAATGGAACGGAGTCGATGCAGTAAAATCCATAGATTTAGTGGGAATTAATGCGGCAGAGAAATCTCGCTTTTCGAATGTGATTTCCAACAAAACTTTTATTGTAAGCTCGATCGCCATATTATTGGTTGGTCTGATATATTTTAAGCCCTGGAAGCGATTCTCGAAACATAAAAATTATTTATTATGTGTAGGCATTACTCTTTGCTATGGCAATTTTTGTTTCGCCGACGATTCGCAAATTGGGCCCTATTGCGGATTGCACTGCGTTTACGCTTCCGCGCAGGCACTAAATGAGAAGATCGATTTTGAAACTTTGTTGTCCGAGAAATTTGTCAGTAGTCACGAAGGAAGCTCGACTGAAGATCTAATTCGAGCCATATCGGAAACAACAAATTTAAAATCATTCGACTACGGTCAAATGAGTATTGCACAACTGCGAGCCACGCAGTCTCCGGTAATTTTACATACCAGATCGCCAGGAATGGCGAATTACGATCACTGGGTGACTTTTCTCGGATTTACAGAGTCCGGAAAAGTTACAATCTACGACCCGCCTAGAGCCACAATGGATATCTCAACTTCTGAGTTGCTCTCGATCTGGGATGGCTCCGGACTTATCGTGAGCAGAAAATCGTTCGATGGGTCTGTGTTCAACCCCCCGATGGAATGGATTGCAATCGTAGTAATTACTATGTTTGTATTCTCGTTACTAAAAAAAATATTAGCAAATCGTTTTCTCGTCATTCCAATCGCGACGGTTAGTATCGCGCTCGGCTGGCATATATTTTCACCTGTTGGTTTCTGGAACGGCAAATCTGGAATAGCATATATTACTGCTTCATATTTTCATACTACTCCCGAAGAAATCGATTTTGAACATTTCGATAGCATTAGGTCAAATATGAATGTTGCCCTAATAGATGCTCGACCCAGCGACATATATCGACGCAAGACTATTCCGGGAGCCTTGAACCTTCCTATTAATACGGGCTATTTGGGTATGAAAGAAATCCTCCATCAAATTTCTCCAGATAAAACTGTGATTGTATTTTGTCAAAGTGAAAATTGCCTTTGGGCGGACGAAATAGCTGGTTTGTTCGTTCCTCAAGGTTACAAACATGTATTAATTTACCGCGGCGGCATGAACGATTGGAATCATCGCACCTCAACCTCTGGGAAATAA
- a CDS encoding MauE/DoxX family redox-associated membrane protein: protein MLYRDWIIGLPVSGILLFSSFPLIDNSYHFLSTIYSYQICNQSFGIATSMLLPFFQLTIGLALLTDERLRRPAFVFSAFLFFSFATLQIITLARGLNISCGSFGGSASNPIGIKSISISAIGFLLSCVGFCTKSSAESREQTRSPGSARENLT from the coding sequence ATGTTATATCGAGATTGGATTATCGGCTTACCCGTTTCGGGAATATTGCTTTTTTCCTCATTCCCGCTTATCGACAATAGCTATCATTTTCTTTCCACTATTTATTCGTATCAGATTTGCAACCAGTCATTTGGAATTGCGACCTCCATGTTACTTCCATTTTTTCAGTTAACAATAGGTTTAGCCTTGTTAACTGATGAGAGATTGCGAAGACCCGCATTTGTATTTTCAGCTTTCCTGTTTTTCTCCTTTGCCACTTTACAAATAATCACGCTCGCAAGAGGTTTGAATATATCTTGCGGTTCTTTCGGCGGCTCCGCCTCAAATCCTATAGGAATTAAATCGATTTCAATTTCGGCAATCGGATTTCTTCTCTCGTGTGTTGGGTTCTGCACCAAGTCATCGGCAGAGAGTCGGGAGCAGACTCGTTCGCCTGGATCGGCTCGAGAAAATCTCACCTAA
- a CDS encoding PVC-type heme-binding CxxCH protein, with product MLRLFLVAALALSLWNNRAAAQVPPEKSISTMKVSPDLKVELFASEPMLINPTAMDIDHKGRVWITEAVNYRRKNFGRPILRPEGDRIVVLTDKTGEGKATEAVTFYQSPELIAPLGICVVPYADGKGQKVFVAQSPNIWVFEDKDGDLKADGPPKVLLTGFGGFDHDHGVHGLSIGPDNKLYFTVGDQGVKDLQSSDGKGRKWTSNNTDCRAGTVWRCDQDGTHLELIAHNFRNNYECCVNSFGEIWLSDNDDDGNQQTRICYVMPGGNYGYHPRGPGESHWHEEQPGIVHKVLRTGFGSPTGITFYEGTLMPERFQGELLHCDAGPREVRRFKRIPRGAGYELEKEVILTSTDNWFRPVDVRVAPDGSIFVCDWYDPGVGGHGMGDWTRGRVYRITPKEHKGYKIPSYNLNADDDLLAGFNNPNLATRNYIRAALVKAKEDQRFSVLFNALRSSENKNTTSARALYAFSTMMYPQYLDRICDTVLYNSHFQPIWTTLIRIVDETRHPVSFDKFLPSAEKKSFESWLNNTDIEQRTELLLVSRNMPAEAISKFFYEQAKSWNGQDRFYLSALNIACGTEPTRRAALLADFEKNFPEWNDKVADLVWELRPKSMLTKLGTLLDDPKLTATQKSRVIDILASSDEAEAGKSLLALLGKTASPEIRDRILDNLKRFLPGKWNSLRQAPELTQAIAKLIGDKSTAVAGLGLIAVSKRNEMLEKVESLIHNKEMPLEVRQKAVLTLGSLWNSNTIEILHHLLMEKELAPKAVEALGVILDEAGRRQTETSVHAIKLLTTALTQPEFAALRSQILGVLAGSRPGVQYLISEQEKKKLPAELVMEAGRLARNTPHQDLRNRAMIAFPVTAGKLDPKKLPAISELIKRNGNAEHGKTLLLASLKNESQCLRCHMVRGIGGNIGPDLSMIGKKAAGKENLYDSILTPSKAIADQYIQWTIVDEGGQSVTGLLVGETETEVAIRDANGKDTKIPLKSIEQRKKSLVSLMPDNLVATMSESDLIDLVEYLTTLKTASLTPESFQIVGPFPNDESDSGLRTAFEPEKGPINLGAKYKGKEGDVTWRTIKSNGGGYFDLKSFHAPKSDLITSYVYQTIESPKDQAAVLLLGHDDGVKLWVNGKEVYNDASHVAAQPEQQKIPVTLKKGKNEILMKIINGDGEHGFYFALTSEEELKLAGKK from the coding sequence ATGCTTCGTCTGTTTCTCGTTGCCGCTCTGGCTCTGTCGCTTTGGAATAACCGGGCCGCCGCGCAAGTTCCGCCGGAAAAATCGATCTCGACCATGAAGGTCTCCCCCGATCTGAAAGTCGAACTGTTTGCATCCGAACCGATGCTCATCAACCCGACGGCCATGGACATCGATCATAAAGGGCGGGTCTGGATCACCGAAGCCGTTAATTACCGGCGAAAGAACTTTGGCCGACCGATCCTGCGGCCCGAGGGGGACCGCATCGTCGTTCTCACAGACAAGACTGGCGAAGGCAAAGCGACCGAGGCCGTTACGTTCTACCAATCGCCGGAGTTGATTGCTCCTCTGGGCATTTGCGTCGTTCCCTATGCCGACGGCAAAGGACAGAAAGTGTTCGTGGCTCAGTCCCCGAATATCTGGGTTTTCGAAGACAAAGACGGCGATCTTAAGGCCGACGGACCACCCAAGGTACTGCTGACGGGCTTTGGTGGTTTCGACCACGATCACGGCGTCCACGGCCTGAGCATCGGGCCGGATAACAAGCTCTATTTCACCGTGGGCGATCAAGGCGTTAAAGACTTACAATCGAGCGATGGCAAGGGCCGGAAGTGGACCAGCAATAATACCGATTGCCGCGCCGGTACGGTCTGGCGTTGCGATCAGGATGGCACCCATCTCGAATTGATCGCTCACAATTTCCGCAACAATTACGAGTGCTGCGTCAACAGCTTCGGCGAAATCTGGCTCTCCGACAACGACGACGACGGCAACCAGCAAACTCGCATCTGCTACGTCATGCCCGGTGGTAACTACGGCTATCATCCACGTGGGCCGGGCGAAAGTCACTGGCATGAAGAACAGCCGGGAATCGTTCACAAAGTCTTGCGAACCGGCTTCGGCAGCCCGACCGGAATCACCTTCTATGAAGGCACTCTGATGCCGGAAAGATTCCAAGGCGAACTGCTGCATTGCGACGCCGGACCACGAGAGGTGCGACGATTCAAACGTATTCCGCGTGGTGCTGGTTACGAACTTGAGAAAGAAGTGATTCTGACTAGTACCGATAATTGGTTCCGACCAGTCGATGTGCGGGTGGCTCCCGATGGCAGTATTTTCGTCTGCGACTGGTACGACCCCGGCGTCGGCGGTCACGGCATGGGCGACTGGACCCGCGGCCGAGTCTATCGCATCACGCCGAAGGAGCATAAGGGGTATAAGATTCCCAGTTACAATCTCAACGCCGACGATGATTTGCTCGCCGGCTTCAATAACCCGAATTTGGCCACCCGAAACTACATCCGGGCCGCGCTCGTCAAAGCCAAAGAAGATCAACGATTCAGCGTATTATTTAATGCTCTGAGAAGTTCGGAGAACAAAAATACGACATCGGCTCGAGCTCTATATGCGTTTTCGACGATGATGTATCCGCAATATCTCGACCGGATCTGCGATACGGTTCTCTACAACAGCCACTTCCAACCGATTTGGACCACCCTGATTCGTATCGTCGATGAAACTCGGCACCCAGTTTCGTTCGACAAGTTTCTTCCCTCGGCGGAAAAGAAATCTTTCGAAAGCTGGCTGAACAATACGGACATTGAACAGCGTACAGAATTGCTTCTGGTTTCCCGAAATATGCCTGCGGAAGCGATCAGCAAGTTCTTTTACGAACAGGCCAAGAGTTGGAACGGCCAGGACCGCTTCTACCTTTCTGCCCTCAACATCGCTTGCGGAACGGAACCAACGCGTCGCGCGGCCCTACTCGCCGATTTCGAGAAAAACTTCCCCGAATGGAACGACAAAGTCGCCGATCTGGTCTGGGAACTCCGACCCAAATCGATGTTGACCAAGCTGGGAACCCTCCTCGATGATCCCAAACTCACGGCCACTCAGAAATCTCGAGTCATTGATATCCTGGCTTCTTCGGATGAGGCCGAGGCAGGGAAATCGCTCCTGGCACTTCTCGGTAAAACAGCGAGCCCCGAGATTCGCGACCGCATTCTCGATAACCTGAAGCGATTCCTACCCGGCAAGTGGAACTCACTTCGTCAGGCCCCCGAATTGACTCAGGCTATCGCCAAGCTCATCGGCGATAAATCGACGGCCGTGGCCGGGTTAGGATTAATTGCCGTTTCCAAGCGGAATGAAATGCTGGAGAAGGTCGAAAGCCTCATCCACAACAAGGAAATGCCGCTGGAAGTCCGGCAGAAGGCCGTGCTGACGCTGGGGAGTCTCTGGAATTCCAACACCATCGAAATTCTTCATCATCTGCTGATGGAGAAAGAATTGGCCCCCAAGGCGGTGGAAGCTCTCGGCGTCATTCTCGATGAAGCGGGCCGACGACAGACTGAAACCAGCGTCCATGCCATTAAGCTGTTAACCACGGCCTTGACTCAACCGGAATTCGCCGCCCTACGATCTCAGATTCTCGGCGTCCTGGCCGGTAGCCGTCCGGGGGTGCAGTATCTGATTTCGGAACAGGAAAAGAAAAAACTGCCCGCAGAACTGGTAATGGAAGCCGGTCGACTGGCCCGCAACACTCCTCACCAGGATTTACGAAATCGGGCCATGATCGCTTTCCCGGTAACGGCGGGGAAGCTTGATCCCAAGAAACTTCCGGCCATTTCCGAACTGATTAAACGCAACGGCAATGCCGAGCATGGGAAAACGCTGCTTCTGGCGTCCTTGAAAAACGAATCGCAATGCTTGCGTTGTCACATGGTACGCGGCATCGGGGGCAACATCGGACCCGATCTTTCGATGATCGGCAAGAAGGCCGCCGGGAAAGAAAACCTCTACGACTCGATTCTTACCCCGTCGAAGGCCATCGCCGATCAGTACATCCAATGGACGATCGTAGATGAAGGCGGTCAGTCGGTCACCGGCCTGCTGGTCGGCGAGACGGAAACCGAAGTCGCCATTCGCGATGCGAACGGGAAAGATACAAAAATCCCCTTGAAATCGATCGAACAGCGAAAGAAGAGTCTGGTTTCGCTGATGCCCGATAACCTGGTTGCCACCATGAGCGAATCCGATCTCATCGATCTCGTCGAATATCTGACCACGCTGAAAACCGCTTCGTTGACCCCCGAAAGTTTCCAGATCGTCGGACCATTCCCGAACGACGAATCCGATTCGGGACTGCGAACGGCCTTCGAACCTGAAAAAGGCCCTATCAATCTCGGGGCGAAGTATAAGGGCAAAGAAGGGGACGTCACCTGGCGGACCATCAAGAGCAACGGCGGCGGTTATTTCGATCTGAAATCTTTCCATGCACCGAAGAGCGATCTGATCACCTCGTACGTCTACCAGACCATCGAATCCCCCAAGGATCAAGCGGCAGTTCTTCTTTTAGGTCACGACGATGGCGTGAAACTGTGGGTCAACGGCAAAGAAGTCTACAACGACGCCTCACACGTGGCTGCACAACCCGAGCAACAGAAGATCCCAGTGACGCTGAAGAAAGGTAAGAACGAAATTCTGATGAAGATTATCAACGGGGATGGCGAGCACGGCTTCTACTTTGCCTTAACCAGCGAGGAAGAACTGAAGCTGGCCGGGAAGAAATAG
- a CDS encoding ABC transporter ATP-binding protein, with protein MISVKNLTKYYGDYPAVRDISFEVSKGQVVGFLGPNGAGKSTTMRILAGFSTATSGQATVDGKDVFWNPIEARRRIGYMPESCPLYTEMRVEEYLRFRGGLKGLNRSTTRKRIDFVLERCWLKDQRRQLIGTLSKGYRQRVGLADSLLADPPVLILDEPTAGLDPTQIRETRKLIRELGNQHTILLSTHILSEVEMACDSVIMINQGKVAMEGTLESIRHMGGNRSLEDIFVQITGVVD; from the coding sequence ATGATTTCCGTCAAGAATCTCACCAAGTACTACGGCGATTACCCCGCCGTACGTGACATTTCGTTCGAAGTCTCCAAGGGCCAGGTGGTTGGTTTTCTAGGCCCCAACGGGGCCGGGAAGTCCACGACCATGCGTATCCTGGCGGGCTTCTCGACAGCCACTTCGGGACAGGCCACCGTCGATGGTAAAGATGTCTTCTGGAATCCCATCGAAGCTCGTCGCCGTATTGGTTACATGCCCGAAAGCTGTCCTCTGTACACGGAAATGCGAGTGGAAGAATACTTGCGTTTTCGCGGCGGTTTGAAAGGTCTGAACCGTTCGACCACCCGCAAGCGTATAGATTTCGTGCTGGAACGCTGCTGGCTCAAAGATCAGCGCCGACAGTTGATTGGAACTTTATCTAAAGGTTATCGGCAACGCGTCGGTTTGGCGGATTCGCTGCTGGCCGATCCGCCCGTATTAATTCTCGACGAACCGACGGCCGGGCTCGATCCTACGCAGATTCGCGAAACCCGCAAATTAATTCGCGAGCTGGGCAACCAACATACGATTCTGCTTTCCACGCACATTCTCTCTGAGGTTGAGATGGCCTGCGATTCGGTCATCATGATCAATCAGGGGAAAGTAGCGATGGAAGGTACGCTGGAAAGTATCCGGCACATGGGCGGTAATCGCAGCCTCGAAGACATCTTCGTGCAGATTACCGGTGTAGTCGATTAA
- a CDS encoding ABC transporter permease: MRPTYSLMKREFSAYFLSPIAYVVLFVFLLVTGHLFYITTNLLTEHGPRGVEFPMQVLLGDERFWLVFLFIPPLLTMRLFAEERGSGTLEVLLTAPIRDWQVVFAKFFACFKFYIVMWLPTLLYLPILLDWNWETMKPGIDPGPVIASYVGVILAGAMFLALGLFVSSLVKSQMVAALITLMLSLLFIVAGFWRPDMDTSSLFYRILYFVSVPLHFSKDFTRGILDTRHLVLYCTVTLFCLFLTVRSLESRRWK, encoded by the coding sequence ATGCGTCCGACATACAGCTTAATGAAACGGGAATTCTCGGCCTACTTCCTCTCGCCGATCGCCTATGTGGTGCTGTTCGTGTTCCTGCTGGTTACTGGCCACCTTTTTTACATCACCACGAATCTGTTAACCGAGCACGGCCCGCGCGGCGTCGAATTTCCCATGCAGGTTCTGCTGGGGGATGAGCGATTCTGGCTGGTCTTTTTGTTTATTCCGCCGCTACTGACGATGCGATTGTTCGCCGAAGAACGGGGCTCCGGAACGCTGGAAGTTTTGCTGACCGCCCCCATTCGCGACTGGCAGGTGGTGTTCGCCAAGTTCTTCGCCTGCTTCAAGTTTTACATCGTCATGTGGCTACCCACGCTTCTCTACCTGCCAATTCTGCTCGACTGGAACTGGGAGACCATGAAGCCGGGCATCGATCCGGGCCCGGTGATTGCCTCCTATGTCGGGGTCATCCTGGCGGGAGCCATGTTCCTGGCGCTGGGGCTCTTCGTCAGCAGTCTGGTGAAAAGCCAGATGGTGGCTGCCTTAATCACTCTGATGTTATCTCTGCTCTTTATCGTCGCCGGCTTCTGGCGTCCCGACATGGATACCTCAAGCCTGTTTTATCGCATTCTTTATTTCGTCAGCGTGCCCTTGCATTTCAGCAAGGATTTCACACGCGGTATATTGGATACCCGACATCTGGTGCTTTACTGCACCGTAACTCTGTTTTGCCTGTTCCTGACCGTGCGAAGCCTGGAAAGCCGACGCTGGAAGTAA
- a CDS encoding motility-associated ABC transporter substrate-binding family protein, whose amino-acid sequence MPNDVRYRRSFGTRLRFLLRLLGCTGLFAAGVGAALYSSEEMSWTIGTLTDAGHNKLGQMALIASSLMAFGALSVVLMLLVELLAGLGKATGRRSFVGINAGLQIVLAIGILGAVNVYSFTYPKRWDLTKDQQFTLPDQVVEELKKLQGETQIVVLQQHKTFGQLASKPDASDYAAERKVVEKVRDLVDQFQSVGPQFKVSVLDVEEEGYDQKFEALTKDRPALKEAIKSAPENSIFFAAEGKVQRLSFNEFYQLDKSASKSANDHKGNLVLRPQGLAPFTSRITSIQERKPRVGLAVIHQVLTSREGEGFDEAYSSAGLRKCLESYGFEVTDIILKKWGEGPPQPGAYNYDETELERLEGELEIAETEVREILEEQGELKELKKIFEMPNLEDVKSALVKKFGARVRGELSEKGRKENLASFTETLDAYGKRLEEKKQERDKKLQEVNALLGRERAFEDRRVSDVKTKFARMIADCDLLILPRMTIMNPASDSAGIPARIYNLSKEQIEVIKDFMKAGKPVLALMGPLNGPNNQPPSEPDDFEKLLVDRGVELGRQTILFDADSKAFASRMTGEQFGNKPLEIPMVTFKSGKKKNPLAEAMRITGQSVDQALDIRLRAPRPIYILPGYEDQQNFSAEFLYTSADSWNEEKPIAGAMQQNGRMMFYRPRYEATKFNDPKKDTHDEERRGPFPIGVAIESKIPVEWVDSSYWQGKAISGLLGGADQGIMAAGLTAAASQLKRPTERLVVIGQGGVFVKPELGPAKEKFLLHTCNWLLGREDRLPQTDEKTWEYPRVQLTDKQKNLWYLGTFFGLPALFAYFGIIVWLIRNVR is encoded by the coding sequence ATGCCAAACGACGTTCGCTACAGACGATCTTTCGGAACCCGGTTGCGTTTTCTCTTGCGACTGCTGGGCTGCACCGGATTGTTCGCGGCCGGGGTCGGCGCTGCGCTTTACAGCTCCGAAGAAATGTCTTGGACCATCGGTACCCTGACCGACGCCGGGCATAACAAGCTCGGCCAAATGGCCTTGATCGCCAGTAGTTTAATGGCTTTCGGCGCCCTTTCGGTCGTGCTGATGTTGCTGGTCGAACTTCTGGCCGGATTGGGCAAAGCCACCGGCCGCCGCAGTTTCGTCGGCATCAATGCCGGGCTGCAAATCGTCCTGGCCATCGGTATTCTGGGCGCGGTGAATGTCTATTCCTTCACCTACCCCAAACGTTGGGATCTCACCAAAGATCAGCAGTTTACACTCCCGGACCAGGTGGTGGAGGAACTCAAAAAATTGCAGGGTGAGACTCAGATTGTCGTGCTGCAACAGCATAAAACTTTTGGACAGCTGGCTTCCAAGCCGGATGCTTCCGACTACGCCGCGGAACGAAAAGTGGTCGAGAAAGTTCGCGATCTGGTCGATCAGTTCCAGAGCGTTGGACCGCAGTTCAAGGTGAGCGTGCTGGATGTCGAGGAAGAAGGCTACGATCAGAAGTTCGAAGCACTGACTAAAGATCGGCCAGCACTGAAAGAGGCCATCAAATCGGCCCCCGAGAACAGCATCTTCTTCGCGGCCGAAGGCAAAGTTCAACGGCTGAGCTTCAATGAATTCTATCAGCTCGACAAATCGGCTTCGAAATCCGCTAACGACCACAAAGGCAATCTGGTACTTCGTCCTCAAGGGTTAGCCCCGTTCACAAGCCGGATCACTTCGATCCAGGAACGCAAACCGCGCGTCGGCCTGGCGGTGATTCACCAGGTACTCACTTCCCGGGAAGGGGAAGGCTTCGATGAAGCCTACAGTTCCGCCGGGCTGCGAAAATGTCTGGAATCGTATGGTTTTGAAGTCACCGACATTATTCTCAAGAAGTGGGGCGAAGGCCCACCGCAACCGGGCGCGTACAACTACGACGAAACCGAGTTGGAACGGCTCGAGGGCGAACTGGAAATCGCCGAGACGGAAGTTCGCGAAATCCTCGAAGAGCAAGGCGAACTGAAAGAGTTGAAAAAGATCTTCGAAATGCCCAATCTGGAAGATGTCAAATCGGCCCTTGTGAAGAAATTTGGCGCCCGGGTCCGAGGTGAATTGAGCGAGAAGGGTCGAAAAGAAAATTTGGCCAGCTTTACCGAAACGCTGGATGCCTACGGCAAACGGCTCGAAGAAAAGAAGCAGGAACGGGATAAGAAACTCCAGGAAGTCAACGCACTCCTGGGCCGGGAACGAGCGTTTGAGGATCGCCGGGTCAGCGATGTGAAAACCAAGTTCGCCCGCATGATCGCTGACTGCGACCTGCTGATCCTCCCGCGTATGACCATCATGAACCCGGCCTCCGATAGCGCGGGAATTCCTGCCCGAATTTACAATTTGTCCAAAGAGCAGATCGAGGTCATCAAGGATTTCATGAAGGCCGGCAAACCGGTGCTGGCACTGATGGGGCCACTCAATGGCCCGAACAATCAGCCGCCGTCCGAGCCGGATGATTTCGAAAAACTTCTCGTCGACCGCGGCGTTGAACTCGGTCGGCAAACCATTCTCTTCGATGCCGACAGTAAAGCGTTCGCCAGCCGTATGACCGGGGAACAATTCGGGAATAAGCCGCTGGAAATTCCCATGGTGACCTTTAAATCGGGCAAGAAGAAAAATCCGCTGGCCGAAGCGATGCGCATCACCGGCCAGAGCGTCGATCAGGCTCTGGATATCCGACTGCGAGCCCCGCGACCGATCTACATTCTGCCGGGATACGAAGATCAGCAGAATTTCTCGGCGGAGTTTCTCTACACTTCCGCCGATAGCTGGAATGAGGAAAAGCCGATTGCCGGGGCGATGCAGCAGAATGGCCGCATGATGTTTTATCGACCTCGATACGAAGCGACTAAATTCAACGATCCCAAAAAAGATACGCACGACGAAGAACGCCGGGGGCCTTTCCCCATTGGTGTCGCCATCGAATCCAAGATCCCCGTGGAATGGGTGGATAGCAGTTATTGGCAGGGCAAAGCGATTTCCGGTTTGCTGGGCGGAGCCGATCAAGGCATTATGGCCGCCGGCCTGACCGCTGCCGCCAGCCAGCTGAAACGTCCCACGGAGCGTCTGGTCGTTATCGGCCAAGGGGGCGTGTTCGTGAAACCGGAACTCGGGCCGGCTAAGGAAAAATTCCTGCTGCATACCTGCAACTGGCTACTCGGTCGCGAAGATCGCCTTCCCCAGACGGATGAAAAGACATGGGAATATCCTCGCGTTCAACTGACCGATAAACAAAAAAACCTCTGGTACCTAGGTACTTTCTTCGGTTTGCCGGCGCTGTTTGCCTACTTCGGCATCATCGTCTGGTTGATCCGCAATGTACGCTAA